A genome region from Pyrenophora tritici-repentis strain M4 chromosome 9, whole genome shotgun sequence includes the following:
- a CDS encoding cytochrome c oxidase-assembly factor cox-16, mitochondrial precursor — MPGPFSSKSFSATLPNSLAARYRKSLQKHPFLLFGLPFLSTIVLGSFMLTPATALRYERYDRKNQQITQEQAMGLRGERRKVNMKDEYYRLQAKDLEDWEQRRVKRLPGEPDGTLV; from the exons ATGCCAGGCCCTTTCTCCTCCAAATCCTTCAGCGCCACCCTCCCCAACTCGCTCGCCGCACGCTACCGCAAATCGCTCCAAAAGCATCCCTTCCTCCTCTTCGGCCTACCCTTCCTTTCCACAATCGTCCTGGGCTCCTTCATGTTGACACCCGCCACGGCGCTGCGCTACGAGCGATACGACCGCAAGAACCAGCAGATTACACAGGAGCAGGCCATGGGCTTGAGGGGAGAGCGCAGAAAGGTCAACATGAAGGATGAGTATTAT CGGTTGCAAGCAAAGGATCTCGAGGATTGGGAGCAACGGCGTGTTAAGCGTCTACCAGGCGAGCCGGATGGTACGCTTGTATGA